One genomic window of uncultured delta proteobacterium includes the following:
- a CDS encoding LuxR family Bacterial regulatory protein (fragment) — protein MEKEVYAPLSPALKELLFALVPLERVSIEQADFLYGGDTRGLLAELTRKNSFVFFDAESGIYSPHSIFRQYVLELFQRLPEDRRRAAHRKCGDWFMRVGEVASAMEHYRTAGDFELALTALESDMGRHFVTERAGFFTEMFKACPEEILERHLGAAFKYAIAAFSAADFPAFGAQVGWLAQKCAALPPGKDADAWRGELEFLLSLAAFNDIEAMSAHHRRANALLGRPTGLFGPDSPWTLGSPSVLFMFHRESGTLADELRQMRECLPHYYTLARHHGAGGEHLMEAEALYNAGQFTKAEISCHWGQSMAAEHGQLGNVLCALFLRMRLALAAGDFGKARNLIVTMRGLITRSRDYFLLHTVDLCEGWLYAALGRTGELPAWLLSELSEGSRLYAFARGFYYIVHGRALLLAGEYARVIGLFGHLLDAGLFQKNLLFSLHGHIYLAAAHQSLGHTAPALEALQKALDAALPDDLFMPFAENLDLLGAVFQDACRENPAARDTVCSLTAKLEACKAAALRELQTETPAFGLSAREYETARLAAQGLSNQEIAERLFVSVNTVKTHLKTAYRKTGASSRPALKKMLR, from the coding sequence GTGGAAAAGGAGGTCTACGCGCCGCTTTCCCCGGCTTTGAAGGAACTGCTGTTCGCCCTTGTGCCGCTGGAGCGGGTTTCCATAGAACAGGCGGACTTCCTGTACGGCGGCGATACGCGCGGGCTCCTTGCCGAGTTGACCCGGAAAAATTCCTTTGTCTTTTTTGATGCGGAAAGCGGCATATACAGCCCGCACAGCATTTTCCGGCAATATGTGCTGGAACTGTTCCAACGCCTGCCCGAAGACCGGCGGCGGGCGGCGCACCGCAAGTGCGGCGACTGGTTCATGCGCGTGGGTGAGGTGGCGTCCGCCATGGAGCACTACCGGACAGCCGGAGATTTCGAACTGGCCCTCACCGCCCTGGAAAGCGATATGGGACGCCATTTCGTCACCGAGCGGGCCGGTTTTTTCACCGAGATGTTCAAAGCCTGCCCGGAAGAAATTCTGGAACGCCACCTGGGCGCGGCCTTCAAGTACGCCATCGCCGCCTTCAGCGCGGCGGATTTTCCGGCCTTCGGCGCTCAGGTGGGGTGGCTCGCGCAAAAATGCGCCGCCCTGCCGCCGGGCAAGGACGCGGACGCCTGGCGCGGGGAACTGGAGTTTCTCCTCTCGCTCGCCGCGTTCAACGACATCGAAGCCATGAGCGCCCATCACCGCCGGGCCAACGCCCTGCTGGGCAGGCCCACGGGCCTGTTCGGGCCGGACTCGCCCTGGACGCTCGGCTCGCCTTCCGTGCTCTTCATGTTTCACCGGGAAAGCGGCACGCTGGCCGACGAGCTGCGGCAGATGCGCGAATGCCTGCCCCATTACTACACCCTTGCCCGGCACCACGGCGCGGGCGGCGAGCACCTGATGGAGGCCGAGGCCCTGTACAACGCCGGGCAGTTTACCAAGGCCGAAATCAGCTGCCATTGGGGCCAGTCCATGGCCGCGGAACACGGCCAGCTCGGCAACGTGCTCTGCGCCCTGTTCTTGCGGATGCGCCTGGCGCTTGCGGCGGGCGACTTTGGAAAGGCGCGGAACCTGATCGTGACCATGCGCGGCCTGATAACCAGGAGCCGTGACTATTTCCTGCTGCACACGGTGGATCTGTGCGAAGGCTGGTTGTACGCGGCACTGGGACGGACCGGCGAGTTGCCCGCCTGGCTGCTTTCCGAGCTGAGTGAAGGCAGCCGCCTGTATGCGTTCGCCAGGGGATTTTATTACATCGTGCACGGCCGCGCCCTGCTGCTGGCCGGGGAATACGCGCGGGTGATCGGCCTGTTCGGCCACCTTCTGGACGCGGGCTTGTTCCAAAAGAACCTGTTGTTTTCCCTGCACGGCCATATTTATCTGGCCGCCGCCCACCAGAGCCTTGGCCATACAGCCCCGGCACTGGAAGCGTTGCAAAAGGCTCTGGACGCCGCGCTGCCGGATGACCTGTTCATGCCTTTCGCGGAGAACCTCGATCTGTTGGGCGCGGTGTTCCAAGATGCCTGCCGCGAAAATCCCGCTGCCCGCGACACTGTTTGTTCCCTGACGGCAAAGCTGGAGGCGTGCAAAGCGGCGGCGCTGCGGGAACTGCAAACGGAAACGCCCGCCTTCGGCCTTTCCGCGCGGGAATACGAAACGGCCCGCCTGGCCGCGCAGGGGCTTTCCAACCAGGAAATCGCGGAACGGCTGTTTGTCAGCGTCAACACGGTCAAAACCCACCTCAAGACCGCCTACCGCAAAACCGGCGCATCCTCGCGCCCGGCCTTGAAAAAAATGCTGCGGTAA
- a CDS encoding Bacterial mobilization protein: MKPKTESRTAWIKLRVTPAEKEAIAAKAASQGQTVTDFIRQRALDYRLRQTPLEKERVRQLARIGANLNQLARWANIHKSRAEAIDVLAALVSLERELKNPDTPPPPADGEPPCT, encoded by the coding sequence ATGAAGCCGAAAACGGAAAGCCGCACCGCCTGGATAAAGCTGCGCGTCACCCCGGCGGAAAAGGAGGCCATCGCCGCCAAGGCCGCCAGCCAGGGCCAGACCGTGACGGATTTTATCCGTCAGCGCGCCCTGGATTACCGCCTGCGGCAGACGCCCCTGGAGAAAGAGCGCGTCCGTCAACTCGCCCGCATCGGCGCGAACCTGAACCAGCTTGCGCGGTGGGCCAACATCCACAAAAGCCGGGCCGAGGCCATAGACGTGCTCGCCGCGCTGGTCAGTCTGGAGCGGGAGTTGAAAAATCCAGACACACCCCCGCCGCCCGCCGATGGGGAGCCGCCATGTACATGA
- a CDS encoding hypothetical protein (Evidence 5 : No homology to any previously reported sequences) has translation MDEKKTPSQAPGRAPAQAASAASQASENIFHKSGATRPGQFRPSGLTAREYETARLAAEGLYNQEIAERLGVSVNTVKTHLRKAYRKYGVSSRPDLRKIMKK, from the coding sequence ATGGACGAAAAAAAGACGCCATCGCAGGCTCCGGGCCGAGCGCCCGCCCAGGCCGCGAGCGCCGCTTCCCAAGCTTCTGAAAACATCTTTCATAAAAGCGGCGCGACCCGTCCGGGACAATTCCGCCCCTCCGGCCTGACCGCACGGGAATACGAAACCGCCCGGCTGGCCGCCGAGGGTCTGTACAACCAGGAAATCGCGGAACGTCTTGGAGTGAGCGTGAACACAGTCAAGACGCACTTGCGGAAAGCCTACCGCAAATACGGCGTTTCATCCCGGCCCGATCTGCGGAAAATCATGAAAAAATGA
- a CDS encoding conserved hypothetical protein (Evidence 4 : Homologs of previously reported genes of unknown function): protein MTELERTLKNTLLTLEQDLTATQKAHGASLVNHQRSLESHAQAIRQLQEKIGQFQAEQQESARHLQRLSDIHANLEPLLSRLSALLNAR from the coding sequence ATGACCGAACTGGAACGCACGCTCAAAAATACATTGCTCACCCTGGAGCAAGACTTGACCGCCACGCAGAAAGCGCACGGCGCATCCCTGGTCAATCACCAGCGCAGCCTGGAGAGCCACGCGCAGGCCATCCGGCAGCTACAGGAGAAAATCGGGCAATTCCAAGCCGAACAGCAGGAATCGGCGCGGCACTTGCAACGCTTGAGCGATATACACGCGAACTTGGAGCCGCTCTTGTCGCGCTTGAGCGCCTTGTTGAACGCCAGATAG
- a CDS encoding Transcriptional regulator, XRE family, with protein MENIPGLDAAISTTVRAIRDKTGLSQEQFADFAGLSRVYIAQLETGERGASLNALMLIARSVGMTGAELVTSIEKELNRQNHG; from the coding sequence ATGGAAAATATACCAGGGCTGGATGCCGCCATATCGACCACGGTCAGGGCCATACGGGACAAAACCGGATTATCGCAGGAGCAGTTCGCGGATTTCGCGGGTTTGTCGCGCGTGTACATCGCCCAGCTTGAAACCGGCGAGCGTGGGGCATCCCTAAACGCTCTGATGCTTATAGCCAGATCCGTGGGCATGACCGGCGCGGAACTGGTGACGAGTATTGAAAAAGAACTGAACCGGCAAAATCACGGATAG
- a CDS encoding conserved hypothetical protein (Evidence 4 : Homologs of previously reported genes of unknown function) yields the protein MQNTGNLNSLAEKMKARTEQDRQELETLTRQQFSALQQSLSESSKNALSITEAAILSQLSSLERNVTSRCRMMSAAFGWKCLQALVITLCVLTGATLGSWGVFTLAGNKAASLHREITALSERKETLEAESARIWATFKGLEPYQSEGKDYLLTPEGWTITHSGTVGKRDAWRIVRK from the coding sequence ATGCAGAACACTGGAAACTTGAATTCCCTGGCCGAAAAAATGAAGGCCAGGACCGAACAGGACCGTCAGGAGTTGGAAACCCTGACCCGGCAACAGTTCAGCGCCTTGCAGCAGAGTTTGAGCGAATCGTCGAAAAACGCGCTCAGTATAACCGAGGCCGCTATCCTGTCCCAACTCTCCAGCTTGGAGCGGAACGTGACTTCGCGCTGCCGGATGATGAGCGCCGCCTTTGGCTGGAAATGCCTGCAAGCCCTGGTCATAACCCTGTGCGTCCTGACGGGCGCGACCTTGGGCAGTTGGGGCGTGTTCACCCTGGCCGGGAACAAGGCCGCGAGCCTGCACCGGGAGATAACCGCACTGTCGGAGCGGAAAGAGACATTGGAAGCGGAGAGCGCCAGGATATGGGCCACCTTCAAGGGCCTGGAGCCGTACCAGTCAGAGGGCAAGGACTACCTGCTGACGCCGGAGGGCTGGACGATCACCCACAGCGGGACGGTAGGCAAGCGGGACGCTTGGCGCATAGTGAGGAAATAA
- a CDS encoding conserved hypothetical protein (Evidence 4 : Homologs of previously reported genes of unknown function), whose amino-acid sequence MNAPKNRVELRPLTEEEGGGWLASFPDLPGCMSDGETPEEALHNAAEAETAWLAANEKWGKSKAEKPARLVARLPRSIHRDLQERASEEGVSVNTMMVTLIAHGLGEISGSRQMPGNR is encoded by the coding sequence ATGAACGCTCCGAAAAACAGAGTGGAGCTTCGCCCGCTGACGGAAGAGGAAGGCGGCGGCTGGCTGGCGTCTTTCCCCGACCTTCCCGGCTGCATGTCTGACGGCGAAACCCCCGAAGAGGCTCTGCACAATGCGGCGGAAGCCGAAACAGCCTGGCTTGCCGCCAATGAAAAATGGGGGAAATCCAAGGCCGAAAAACCCGCCCGCCTTGTTGCCCGTTTACCGCGCAGCATTCACCGCGACTTGCAGGAGCGTGCCAGTGAGGAAGGCGTGAGCGTCAACACCATGATGGTGACGCTTATCGCGCACGGTCTGGGCGAAATTTCCGGAAGCCGCCAGATGCCCGGAAACAGGTAG
- a CDS encoding hypothetical protein (Evidence 5 : No homology to any previously reported sequences) — MILLAMHKPLPAGNTAAHYFTPRLREAFAAASACPLTVVEAPMGYGKTVAVREFLQKGRARVVWTPILGPSADACWRTFCHELERCAPETADAAESLLRLGFPYDSVRADAALDILSQAGFATPAVLVFDDCHHLPAQESGKALARFCELLAQSGIPKLRMVCVSRDAWDGDGSELLGLKGMLASIGRGAFTLTPPEIREYYASCGVSLAQDDADALHAAPAAGSAPCICTACVTARAAFFRGPRVSTGRSSRPWWKRRSTRRFPRL, encoded by the coding sequence ATGATACTGCTCGCCATGCATAAACCGCTTCCCGCTGGCAACACCGCCGCCCATTACTTCACCCCCCGGCTGCGTGAAGCCTTTGCCGCCGCCTCGGCCTGCCCGCTGACCGTGGTTGAAGCGCCCATGGGCTACGGCAAAACCGTGGCCGTGCGGGAATTTCTGCAAAAAGGCCGCGCCCGCGTGGTCTGGACGCCCATTCTCGGGCCGTCGGCGGACGCCTGCTGGCGGACCTTTTGCCATGAGCTGGAACGTTGCGCCCCTGAAACGGCGGATGCGGCGGAATCCCTGTTGCGCCTGGGCTTTCCCTATGACTCCGTGCGGGCCGACGCCGCTCTGGATATTCTGTCACAGGCGGGTTTCGCCACTCCCGCCGTTCTTGTGTTCGATGACTGCCATCACCTTCCGGCGCAGGAAAGCGGCAAGGCGCTTGCCCGCTTCTGCGAGCTGCTGGCCCAGAGCGGCATCCCCAAACTGCGTATGGTGTGCGTTTCCCGCGACGCCTGGGACGGGGACGGAAGCGAATTGCTCGGGCTGAAAGGGATGCTTGCCTCGATAGGGCGGGGCGCGTTCACCCTTACGCCGCCGGAAATCCGGGAGTACTACGCTTCTTGCGGCGTTTCCCTGGCTCAGGACGACGCCGACGCCTTGCACGCGGCACCGGCGGCTGGATCAGCGCCCTGTATCTGTACCGCCTGCGTCACGGCAAGGGCGGCGTTTTTTCGCGGCCCGCGCGTTTCAACGGGCCGGTCCTCTCGTCCCTGGTGGAAAAGGAGGTCTACGCGCCGCTTTCCCCGGCTTTGA
- a CDS encoding hypothetical protein (Evidence 5 : No homology to any previously reported sequences), translated as MREQDLNLRPSGYEHYHAYFYLLRQLSLYCYFIEYFLLFSSLTFTQNQPISVLCVGNGVGNNFPHTYPINPWHIRILAWLTNDFQRKNRVFFIVRLRVTSRASRSACTISGIAGAGAPEA; from the coding sequence TTGCGGGAGCAGGATTTGAACCTGCGGCCTTCGGGTTATGAGCACTATCATGCATATTTCTATCTACTTCGGCAGCTTTCATTATACTGCTATTTTATTGAATATTTCCTGTTATTCTCTTCATTGACTTTCACTCAAAATCAGCCTATTTCCGTCCTGTGTGTGGGGAATGGTGTGGGGAATAATTTTCCCCACACATATCCAATTAACCCTTGGCACATAAGGATTCTAGCATGGCTGACAAACGACTTCCAACGGAAAAACCGGGTGTTTTTTATCGTGAGATTGAGGGTGACAAGCCGAGCAAGCCGATCCGCATGTACTATATCCGGTATCGCCGGGGCGGGCGCGCCGGAAGCCTGA
- a CDS encoding putative DNA-binding protein (Evidence 3 : Function proposed based on presence of conserved amino acid motif, structural feature or limited homology), with product MSHKETTIAFEEQLQRIHCSLQTRTQTELAEFLDIRQSSVSDAKKRQSVPAEWLLKLLRLKGVNPEWILTGHGPRLLRPVEADDKAEKPEPAASPAPARQLENLPMHRCTMDELMAEVVRRAVKSMR from the coding sequence ATGAGCCATAAAGAAACTACAATCGCGTTTGAAGAGCAGTTGCAACGAATACATTGCTCTCTACAAACACGGACGCAGACAGAACTGGCGGAATTTCTCGACATCCGTCAGTCTTCGGTATCCGATGCAAAAAAGAGGCAGTCCGTTCCTGCGGAATGGCTGCTTAAACTCTTGCGTCTGAAAGGCGTCAATCCAGAGTGGATACTTACCGGTCATGGCCCGCGCCTGCTACGCCCCGTGGAAGCAGATGACAAAGCGGAAAAGCCCGAACCGGCTGCTTCGCCCGCTCCGGCACGGCAGTTGGAAAATCTCCCCATGCACCGCTGCACGATGGATGAACTTATGGCGGAAGTAGTGCGCCGTGCCGTGAAATCCATGCGATAG
- a CDS encoding putative Outer membrane autotransporter barrel domain protein (Evidence 3 : Function proposed based on presence of conserved amino acid motif, structural feature or limited homology) — protein sequence MKPRVLLSSLVLCCLISLCLPAAPALSAPLTIQGGNGVDGTIGGVGLDGADNTPAADSGTSFDSISVIGGNGGNGGGGNRGGKGGNASQTLNAATVGTGSITVRGGDGGNTGTTPVLPPPYAGDEGGNATLTFSAGTTVTSTGPVYVYSGVDGAAGSWAGLPTLKVLGTLVAPSVTVENAAGDVSVSINTLDVSGQDTTLTSIGLTTSGNFSIINANLSGGRLLTIDNSAGAMVVQNLNVTGQGRLFVADGTKTSIDTLNANGANLTFVLPSTLQAGDTVAKALTANLTGTNIGLDYQTVRPNLAVGQGFTLLDATALTTDITTLTVQTPNGDIYTLNVSGNQLLAALSALSPTGPQYERLKAYAEGRAASLAFVNQGADLILNQGFGSALGVTSGPGFQFAPFAAASGGWSRYNTGSHVDVSGASMLAGLAIGNDAGPGRLTAGLFFEGGWGSYNSYNSFSNYASVDGDGDTNYYGGGILGRYDLKRGALSGLYFDASARLGRTSTDFSSGDIRYNGSKADFDSDSMYWGAHAGLGYQWSFTEKAMLDLSGKFIWTRQDSDSVSVHGDKVRFKDADSLRTRLGGRFNYAVCDYATPYVGAYWEHEFDGKQRSSVNGVGIGSPDLKGDTGVGELGLTIKPVKDSGFSMDLGVQGYTGVREGVTGSLQLKFEF from the coding sequence ATGAAACCCAGAGTTCTGCTTTCCTCCCTTGTTCTGTGTTGCCTTATTTCCCTTTGCCTGCCCGCCGCCCCAGCCCTGTCCGCGCCCCTTACAATCCAGGGCGGAAACGGCGTTGACGGCACCATCGGGGGCGTTGGGCTTGACGGAGCGGACAACACGCCGGCCGCCGACAGCGGAACCTCCTTTGACTCCATTTCCGTCATCGGCGGCAACGGCGGCAACGGTGGTGGCGGCAATCGCGGCGGCAAAGGCGGCAATGCCAGCCAGACGCTGAACGCGGCGACGGTCGGCACGGGTTCCATCACCGTCCGGGGCGGCGATGGCGGTAATACTGGAACCACTCCCGTTTTACCTCCCCCGTATGCAGGCGACGAAGGCGGCAATGCCACCCTGACGTTCAGCGCGGGAACAACCGTCACCTCCACAGGCCCGGTGTATGTCTACAGCGGCGTGGACGGCGCTGCCGGATCCTGGGCCGGGCTTCCTACCCTGAAGGTACTTGGTACCCTCGTTGCTCCTTCCGTCACGGTTGAAAACGCCGCTGGAGACGTCAGTGTCAGCATCAACACGCTGGATGTCAGCGGCCAGGATACGACCCTGACCTCCATAGGGCTCACGACCTCTGGCAATTTTTCTATAATAAACGCCAACCTTTCCGGCGGGCGCCTGCTTACCATTGACAACAGCGCCGGAGCGATGGTGGTCCAGAACCTGAACGTCACCGGCCAGGGACGCCTCTTTGTGGCCGACGGCACAAAAACCTCCATTGATACGTTGAACGCCAATGGCGCGAATCTGACCTTTGTGCTGCCCTCTACCTTGCAGGCCGGCGACACAGTGGCCAAGGCGCTTACGGCCAACCTGACCGGCACGAACATTGGCCTGGACTACCAGACCGTCAGGCCGAACTTGGCCGTGGGACAAGGATTTACTCTGTTGGATGCGACCGCGCTGACCACGGACATCACTACCCTGACCGTGCAGACCCCCAACGGCGACATTTACACCCTGAACGTATCCGGCAACCAGCTGCTGGCCGCGCTCAGCGCCCTCTCGCCCACCGGCCCGCAATATGAACGCCTGAAAGCGTATGCCGAAGGCCGCGCCGCTTCCCTAGCCTTCGTCAACCAGGGCGCGGACCTCATCTTGAACCAGGGTTTCGGCTCTGCCCTTGGCGTTACAAGCGGGCCGGGCTTCCAGTTCGCGCCCTTCGCCGCCGCTTCCGGCGGCTGGAGCCGCTACAACACCGGCTCGCACGTGGACGTTTCCGGCGCTTCCATGCTGGCGGGCCTTGCCATCGGCAATGACGCCGGGCCGGGCCGCCTCACCGCCGGGCTGTTCTTCGAAGGCGGCTGGGGCAGCTATAATTCCTACAACAGCTTCAGCAACTACGCCTCAGTGGACGGCGACGGCGACACCAACTATTACGGCGGCGGCATCTTGGGCCGCTATGACCTGAAGCGGGGCGCGCTTTCCGGTCTGTACTTCGACGCCTCGGCCCGCCTGGGCCGGACCAGCACGGATTTCTCTTCCGGCGACATCCGTTACAACGGCAGCAAGGCGGATTTTGATTCCGATTCCATGTACTGGGGCGCGCACGCGGGCCTGGGCTACCAGTGGAGCTTTACGGAAAAGGCCATGCTGGACCTCTCCGGCAAGTTCATCTGGACCCGCCAGGACAGCGATTCCGTTTCCGTGCACGGCGACAAGGTGCGCTTCAAGGACGCCGACTCCCTGCGCACCCGCCTGGGCGGGCGCTTCAACTACGCGGTGTGCGACTATGCCACGCCTTATGTCGGCGCGTACTGGGAACATGAGTTCGACGGCAAGCAGCGCAGCAGCGTCAACGGCGTAGGCATCGGCTCACCGGACCTCAAGGGTGATACCGGCGTTGGCGAACTGGGCCTGACCATCAAGCCGGTGAAGGATTCCGGTTTCTCCATGGACCTGGGCGTGCAGGGTTACACCGGCGTGCGCGAAGGTGTGACCGGCAGTTTGCAGTTGAAGTTTGAGTTTTAA
- a CDS encoding conserved hypothetical protein (Evidence 4 : Homologs of previously reported genes of unknown function), with the protein MKVFPHGQGAGEGPTRYLVRPDYPGRDERPPEVLRGDPEQTGALIDALDTKWKFTAGVLSWHPEDTVTPEQEQRLMDDFERVAFAGLEPDQRNILWVRHVHADHHELHFVIPRVELSSGKAFNACPPGWQKHFDVLRDLHNHREGWARPDDPARARLHTPEHADLHKARLLRWGKIPGKDDRAEAKEAVHSYLKAGIEQGHIADRVDILQALGEAGLEINRAGKDYITVKEPESGEKLRLKGGIYAEHWKLEFPGRKNEGQDRTGPSGVGNPDPATVQRLAAEFERIVEKRAQYNRGRYPVPTLQLGAERDFALPDDERRLWLEMPASPGHNPVRPDGRDLGQLGRVHPGREQGREPAPGDNRTVGAERDIGSGERQDMGHLQGPGAVPVRGQGLPADAGGLDDHPQRDGRQAGRLAHSEEISHDRTGTHAQKYIAHPGARLDRHAESARRIPGQSPAQPGEPRAGHPAATGENRAIPSRTAGIGAALATLERYTRELGAALVALERLVERQIERIRERERERQRSRGPGMGR; encoded by the coding sequence ATGAAAGTCTTTCCGCACGGCCAGGGCGCGGGCGAGGGACCGACCCGCTACCTTGTGCGTCCGGATTACCCCGGACGCGACGAGCGCCCGCCGGAAGTCTTGCGCGGCGACCCGGAACAGACCGGCGCTCTTATCGACGCCCTGGATACCAAATGGAAATTCACCGCCGGGGTGCTCTCCTGGCATCCGGAGGACACGGTGACGCCGGAGCAGGAACAGCGGCTCATGGATGACTTTGAGCGCGTGGCCTTCGCCGGGCTGGAACCGGACCAGCGCAATATTCTCTGGGTGCGGCACGTACACGCCGATCACCACGAACTGCACTTTGTCATTCCGCGTGTGGAGCTTTCCAGCGGCAAAGCCTTCAACGCCTGTCCGCCCGGCTGGCAGAAGCATTTTGACGTGCTCCGCGATCTGCACAACCACCGCGAGGGCTGGGCCAGACCGGACGACCCGGCCCGCGCCCGCCTACACACGCCGGAACATGCCGACCTGCATAAAGCCCGGTTGCTCCGCTGGGGCAAAATACCGGGCAAGGATGACCGGGCCGAGGCCAAGGAGGCCGTCCACAGCTATCTCAAGGCTGGAATCGAGCAAGGGCACATCGCGGATCGCGTCGACATTTTACAGGCGCTCGGCGAGGCGGGGCTTGAAATCAACCGCGCCGGAAAGGATTACATCACCGTCAAAGAGCCGGAGAGCGGGGAAAAACTCCGCCTCAAGGGAGGAATATATGCAGAACACTGGAAACTTGAATTCCCTGGCCGAAAAAATGAAGGCCAGGACCGAACAGGACCGTCAGGAGTTGGAAACCCTGACCCGGCAACAGTTCAGCGCCTTGCAGCAGAGTTTGAGCGAATCGTCGAAAAACGCGCTCAGTATAACCGAGGCCGCTATCCTGTCCCAACTCTCCAGCTTGGAGCGGAACGTGACTTCGCGCTGCCGGATGATGAGCGCCGCCTTTGGCTGGAAATGCCTGCAAGCCCTGGTCATAACCCTGTGCGTCCTGACGGGCGCGACCTTGGGCAGTTGGGGCGTGTTCACCCTGGCCGGGAACAAGGCCGCGAGCCTGCACCGGGAGATAACCGCACTGTCGGAGCGGAAAGAGACATTGGAAGCGGAGAGCGCCAGGATATGGGCCACCTTCAAGGGCCTGGAGCCGTACCAGTCAGAGGGCAAGGACTACCTGCTGACGCCGGAGGGCTGGACGATCACCCACAGCGGGACGGTAGGCAAGCGGGACGCTTGGCGCATAGTGAGGAAATAAGCCATGACCGAACTGGAACGCACGCTCAAAAATACATTGCTCACCCTGGAGCAAGACTTGACCGCCACGCAGAAAGCGCACGGCGCATCCCTGGTCAATCACCAGCGCAGCCTGGAGAGCCACGCGCAGGCCATCCGGCAGCTACAGGAGAAAATCGGGCAATTCCAAGCCGAACAGCAGGAATCGGCGCGGCACTTGCAACGCTTGAGCGATATACACGCGAACTTGGAGCCGCTCTTGTCGCGCTTGAGCGCCTTGTTGAACGCCAGATAGAACGGATACGGGAAAGAGAGCGTGAGCGGCAGCGCAGCCGGGGGCCGGGGATGGGGCGGTGA